A genomic stretch from Spiroplasma endosymbiont of Clivina fossor includes:
- the fusA gene encoding elongation factor G, with translation MPREYSLKKTRNMGVIAHIDAGKTTVTERILVHTKRIRRARETHNGGSQMDWMAQEQERGITITSAATTAVWRDFRVNLIDTPGHVDFTVEVERSLRVLDGAVVVLDAQSGVEPQTETVWRQANTYKVPRIVFINKMDKIGADFLYSINTIHDRLQGNAHPIQLPIGSEDNFDGIIDLIEMKAYHYNQNDVHETVEEIPIPNELQELVKEKRSSLIETLAKLDDELAMQYLEGEAVGVEQIKRAIRSATLTAEFFPVVCGSAFKNKGIKLLLDAVVDYLPSPLDIPAIKGVLRNGEEAERKASDDEPFAALAFKIMTDPYVGKLTFFRVYSGVLNSGSYILNATKDKQQRIGRLLKMHANNREEIQEVYAGDIAAAVGLKDTTTGDTLCDEKHGIVLESMIFPEPVISLALEPKTKADQDKMSLALSKLAEEDPTFKTWTDNETGQTIVAGMGELHLDIIVDRMKREFKVEVNVGNPQVSYRETIKASSDCEGKYIKQSGGRGQYGHVWIKFEPNPDKGFEFIDKIVGGRVPREYISSVKAGLEASLSGGVLAGYPLINIKATLFDGSYHDVDSSEMAFKIAASMALKEIKKHSQPVLLEPIMTVEVVAPETYYGDVIGNLSSRRGQIEGSEQRANIQVIKAKVPLAEMFGYATDLRSFTQGRANYTMQFSHYQETPKSVSEKIVAQNSKQG, from the coding sequence ATGCCAAGAGAATATAGTTTAAAAAAAACTCGCAATATGGGTGTTATAGCCCATATTGATGCTGGTAAGACTACGGTTACTGAGAGAATTTTGGTACATACTAAAAGAATTCGTAGAGCTAGAGAAACCCATAATGGTGGCTCACAAATGGATTGAATGGCTCAAGAACAAGAACGCGGTATTACGATTACTTCAGCAGCAACGACAGCGGTTTGAAGAGATTTCAGAGTTAATCTTATTGATACGCCAGGCCATGTTGATTTTACTGTTGAAGTAGAGCGGTCATTACGAGTATTAGATGGTGCAGTTGTGGTTTTAGATGCCCAGTCAGGTGTGGAACCACAAACAGAAACGGTTTGAAGGCAAGCAAATACTTACAAGGTACCAAGAATTGTGTTTATTAATAAAATGGATAAAATTGGTGCTGACTTCTTATATTCTATTAATACAATTCATGACCGTTTACAAGGTAATGCTCATCCAATTCAATTGCCAATTGGTAGTGAAGATAATTTTGATGGTATTATTGATTTGATTGAAATGAAAGCGTATCATTATAATCAAAATGATGTTCATGAAACAGTAGAGGAAATTCCGATCCCTAATGAGTTACAAGAATTAGTTAAAGAAAAGCGCAGTAGTTTAATTGAAACACTTGCTAAACTTGATGATGAGTTAGCGATGCAATATTTAGAAGGCGAAGCGGTTGGTGTTGAACAAATTAAACGAGCGATTCGTAGTGCTACTTTAACAGCTGAATTCTTTCCTGTTGTTTGTGGATCAGCGTTTAAAAATAAAGGTATTAAGTTATTATTAGATGCGGTTGTTGATTATTTACCATCGCCATTAGATATTCCCGCCATTAAAGGGGTGCTTCGTAATGGTGAAGAAGCAGAAAGAAAAGCATCTGATGATGAACCTTTTGCTGCCTTAGCATTTAAAATTATGACTGACCCTTATGTTGGAAAATTAACTTTCTTTCGTGTTTATTCAGGGGTATTAAACTCAGGTTCTTATATCTTGAATGCTACCAAAGATAAACAACAACGCATTGGAAGATTATTAAAAATGCATGCTAATAACCGTGAAGAAATTCAAGAAGTATATGCTGGTGATATTGCAGCGGCTGTTGGTTTGAAGGATACAACAACTGGGGATACTTTGTGTGATGAGAAGCATGGGATTGTTTTAGAATCAATGATTTTTCCAGAACCAGTTATTTCTTTAGCATTAGAACCAAAAACTAAAGCTGATCAAGATAAAATGAGTTTAGCGTTATCAAAACTTGCTGAAGAGGATCCAACATTTAAAACATGAACTGATAATGAAACTGGACAAACAATTGTTGCGGGAATGGGTGAATTACATCTTGATATTATTGTTGATCGCATGAAACGAGAATTTAAAGTTGAAGTAAATGTTGGAAATCCACAAGTATCATATCGTGAAACTATTAAAGCTTCATCTGATTGTGAAGGTAAATATATTAAACAATCAGGTGGTCGTGGACAATATGGGCATGTATGAATTAAATTTGAACCTAATCCAGATAAAGGATTTGAATTTATTGATAAGATTGTTGGTGGTCGAGTTCCCCGAGAATATATTAGTTCTGTTAAAGCGGGATTAGAAGCTAGTTTATCTGGTGGTGTTTTAGCGGGATATCCATTAATTAATATTAAAGCAACTTTATTTGATGGGTCATATCATGATGTTGATTCATCAGAGATGGCATTTAAGATTGCGGCTTCAATGGCTTTGAAAGAAATTAAGAAGCATTCGCAGCCAGTATTGTTAGAACCAATTATGACTGTTGAAGTTGTAGCACCAGAAACATATTATGGTGATGTGATCGGAAATCTTTCTTCAAGAAGAGGTCAGATTGAAGGCAGTGAGCAAAGAGCTAATATTCAAGTTATTAAAGCTAAAGTACCGTTAGCAGAAATGTTTGGGTATGCAACTGATCTGAGGTCCTTTACACAAGGGAGAGCGAATTATACAATGCAGTTTTCTCACTATCAAGAAACACCAAAATCGGTTAGTGAAAAAATTGTTGCCCAAAATTCAAAACAAGGATAA
- the rpsG gene encoding 30S ribosomal protein S7: protein MRKRRAEKRDVLPDPIYNSKLVTRAINKIMVDGKRGIAQTILYQAFDIIKEKTNDDPLDIFNKALNNVSPQLELKVRRIGGANYQVPIEVYEERKMTLSLRWLINYSHSRNGKCMEEKLAAEIIDASNGTGGAVKKKDGIEKMAEANRAFANYRW, encoded by the coding sequence ATGCGTAAAAGAAGAGCAGAAAAAAGAGATGTTTTACCAGATCCAATATATAATTCAAAGTTGGTTACGAGAGCAATTAATAAAATTATGGTTGATGGTAAAAGAGGAATCGCCCAAACAATTCTTTATCAAGCTTTTGATATTATTAAAGAAAAAACAAATGATGATCCATTGGATATTTTTAATAAAGCATTAAATAATGTTTCACCACAATTAGAGTTGAAAGTAAGAAGAATTGGTGGTGCTAATTATCAAGTACCTATTGAGGTATATGAAGAGCGAAAAATGACATTGAGTCTTAGATGATTAATTAATTATTCACATAGTCGTAATGGAAAATGTATGGAAGAAAAGTTAGCAGCAGAAATTATTGATGCATCAAATGGTACAGGTGGTGCTGTTAAGAAAAAAGATGGCATCGAAAAAATGGCAGAAGCGAACAGAGCCTTTGCTAATTATCGTTGATAA
- the rpsL gene encoding 30S ribosomal protein S12, whose translation MPTINQLIRKRRKVKVSKSKSPSLGRGLNSLKKEQTTNFSPQKRGVCSKVATRTPKKPNSALRKYARVRLTNGEEVTAYISGEGHNLQEHSAVIIQGGRTKDLPGVRYRIIRGALDAAGVEGRKQGRSIYGTKKPKK comes from the coding sequence ATGCCAACAATTAATCAATTGATTCGTAAGCGAAGAAAAGTAAAAGTTAGTAAGTCAAAATCACCGTCATTAGGACGCGGATTAAACTCATTAAAAAAAGAGCAAACTACTAATTTTTCTCCCCAAAAACGAGGAGTATGTTCAAAGGTTGCAACAAGAACGCCAAAGAAACCTAACTCGGCTTTAAGAAAGTATGCTCGTGTGCGACTAACTAATGGTGAAGAAGTAACGGCATACATTTCGGGTGAAGGACATAACCTGCAGGAACATTCAGCGGTAATTATTCAAGGTGGAAGAACGAAAGATTTACCAGGAGTGCGTTATCGGATTATTCGTGGCGCTTTAGATGCAGCTGGTGTTGAAGGACGAAAACAAGGTCGTTCAATTTATGGAACTAAGAAACCTAAAAAGTAA
- a CDS encoding IS1/IS1595 family N-terminal zinc-binding domain-containing protein, with translation MEKIIQELVNTLTDDQFLEFYEKVKQQAELIKKQKRLNEIDQKFRAQSIKCPKCESYHCVKNGHNSEGKQKYLCKNCRASFDAFRNHFIYWSHLNYEQWNLLIQISLLGQSSKTISRFIKTTLKTAWYNRQKLMKSKQLENTQLKFKKLSGKIQIDETFIKEIHKGNFKYKTDPRRIHLDPFATNTKCCIQMAIDNNNNIYVKSTNTKRLQKQWVIENMNKELINENSIITSDMQKLYFLVAKQTNSTLCVTKTTINPEASYRNLSKISKLQSSLKEALIHYHGLGFTNIQNYLNLWKWKYQHKGLTPNQQTAVLYFNV, from the coding sequence ATGGAAAAAATAATTCAAGAACTAGTAAATACTTTAACAGATGATCAATTTTTAGAATTTTATGAAAAAGTCAAACAACAAGCAGAATTAATAAAAAAACAAAAACGTTTAAATGAAATTGATCAAAAATTTAGAGCGCAAAGTATTAAATGCCCTAAATGTGAATCTTACCATTGCGTTAAAAATGGACATAATTCAGAAGGAAAACAAAAATATTTATGTAAAAATTGCCGTGCAAGTTTTGACGCTTTTCGTAATCATTTTATTTATTGAAGTCATTTAAATTATGAACAATGAAATTTATTGATTCAAATTTCATTGCTGGGGCAATCTAGTAAAACAATTTCTCGTTTTATTAAAACTACATTAAAAACTGCTTGATATAATCGTCAAAAATTAATGAAATCAAAACAATTAGAAAATACCCAATTAAAATTTAAAAAATTATCTGGTAAAATCCAAATCGATGAAACATTCATTAAAGAAATCCATAAAGGAAATTTCAAATATAAAACTGATCCACGAAGAATTCACCTTGACCCATTCGCAACTAATACTAAATGCTGTATTCAAATGGCAATTGATAATAATAACAATATTTATGTTAAATCCACAAACACCAAACGTTTACAAAAACAATGAGTTATTGAAAATATGAACAAAGAATTAATTAACGAAAATTCAATTATTACTTCTGATATGCAAAAATTATATTTTTTAGTAGCAAAACAAACAAATTCTACTTTATGTGTAACTAAAACAACAATTAATCCTGAAGCTAGTTATCGTAACTTAAGTAAAATCAGTAAATTACAATCTAGTCTTAAAGAAGCCTTAATTCATTATCATGGTTTAGGTTTTACTAATATTCAAAATTATTTAAATCTCTGAAAATGAAAATACCAACATAAGGGTTTAACTCCAAACCAACAAACAGCGGTATTATATTTTAATGTATAA
- a CDS encoding L-threonylcarbamoyladenylate synthase, translating into MQILSLEQKNLVIHNLLNEQVGIVPTDTVYGLVGIYASQFIAKRISHLKLRDKNKPLAVIVSDIAMAKDIGVITSQVEQLYESYPQGKITIIVKQKGNTTETIAIRITNYRWLQDIIYQTGPLFATSANVHNENSIITINENKLEVDFIVDGGIIDQKASTVIDATGSEIVIMRS; encoded by the coding sequence ATGCAAATATTATCATTAGAACAAAAAAATCTTGTTATTCATAATTTATTAAACGAGCAAGTTGGTATCGTTCCTACGGATACAGTATATGGTTTAGTGGGAATTTATGCTTCGCAATTTATCGCTAAAAGAATCTCGCATTTAAAATTAAGAGATAAAAATAAACCATTGGCAGTTATTGTTAGTGATATTGCAATGGCAAAAGATATAGGGGTTATTACTTCACAAGTTGAACAGTTATATGAATCGTATCCTCAGGGAAAAATAACAATTATTGTTAAACAAAAAGGGAATACCACCGAAACGATAGCGATTAGAATTACCAATTATCGCTGGTTACAAGATATTATTTATCAAACAGGACCACTATTTGCCACTAGTGCTAATGTTCATAATGAAAATTCAATTATAACTATTAATGAGAATAAACTTGAAGTTGATTTTATTGTTGATGGCGGTATTATTGACCAAAAGGCTTCAACAGTTATTGACGCCACAGGTAGTGAGATTGTTATTATGCGTTCATAA
- a CDS encoding transposase — protein sequence MIQISLLGQSSKTISRFIKTTLKTAWYNRQKLMKSKQLENTQLKFKKLSGKIQIDETFIKEIHKGNFKYKTDPRRIHLDPFATNTKCCIQMAIDNNNNIYVKSTNTKRLQKQWVIENMNKELINENSIITSDMQKLYFLVAKQTNSTLCVTKTTINPEASYRNLNKISKLQSSLKEALIHYHGLGFTNIQNYLNLWKWKYQHKGLTPNQQTAVLYFNV from the coding sequence TTGATTCAAATTTCATTGCTGGGGCAATCTAGTAAAACAATTTCTCGTTTTATTAAAACTACATTAAAAACTGCTTGATATAATCGTCAAAAATTAATGAAATCAAAACAATTAGAAAATACCCAATTAAAATTTAAAAAATTATCTGGTAAAATCCAAATCGATGAAACATTTATTAAAGAAATCCATAAAGGAAATTTCAAATATAAAACTGATCCACGAAGAATTCACCTTGACCCATTCGCAACTAATACTAAATGCTGTATTCAAATGGCAATTGATAATAATAACAATATTTATGTTAAATCCACAAACACCAAACGTTTACAAAAACAATGAGTTATTGAAAATATGAACAAAGAATTAATTAACGAAAATTCAATTATTACTTCTGATATGCAAAAATTATATTTTTTAGTAGCAAAACAAACAAATTCTACTTTATGTGTAACTAAAACAACAATTAATCCTGAAGCTAGTTATCGTAACCTAAATAAAATCAGTAAATTACAATCTAGTCTTAAAGAAGCCTTAATTCATTATCATGGTTTAGGTTTTACTAATATTCAAAATTATTTAAATCTCTGAAAATGAAAATACCAACATAAGGGTTTAACTCCAAACCAACAAACAGCGGTATTATATTTTAATGTATAA